In Sphaerospermopsis torques-reginae ITEP-024, the genomic window TTTTCCGTTTGGGGGGTTTAAATTTGTTTGGGGGTGTAGGGGAGAATAATAACCCACCAATTACCAATTACCAATTACCAATTACCAATTACCAATTACCAATCACCAATCACCAATTACCAATGACAAATTTACAGTTCCTAATGGATGCTGAAAACGATATCATATAAGGCATCACTTCAGACATCACAGACTGAACGCGCCATGAAAGTAGAAACTATTCGCACGACGTTAACGATCCCGAAAGAATTGTTAGAAGCGACTGATAAAGCTGTGTTAGAGGGGAAAGCCAAAAGTAGGAATGAGTTTGTGGTGCAAGCTTTGAAGCGGGAACTAGCAGCACAAAGACGAGCCGAAATAGATGCCGCTTTAGCGGAAATGACGAGAGATCCAGATTATCAAGCGGAAGTTTTAAGAATGGAGGCGGAATTTGCTACGGCTCAATGGGAGGCGTTGCAGCTAGGGGAATCTCCACGATGAGAAGGGGTGAAGTGTACGATGCGCGTCTAGAAATGACTGAAGGTTCAGAACAAGGAGGAACTCGCCCCGTAATTATTGTCAGTCGTGACGTAATTAATTTATCTAGCCCAGTTGTTTTGGCAGTACCTTGCACGACTTATCAAACCGGCAAGCGGGTTTACCCCACTCAAGTTTTAATTTTAGCACCAGATGGCGGACTCAGAAAAGACTCGATCGCAATGGCAGATCAGGTGCGGGTATTATCTAAAACGCGCTTTTTGCGATTACGAGGTGTACTTTCTGACGCAGTAATGGCACATCTAGCACAGGCTTTATTAATCGCTTTGGATCTACCAGGGGAAGTAGATATAGCAGGTGACAGGTGACAGGTGACAGGTGACAGCAAGAAGGGAATAGGGAAGAAGATTTTAGATTGGAATTGACAAAAACAATCCAAAATCCAAAATCCAAAATCCAAAATAAAAAAGTCCAGTCTCCTGTTGTCATAAAATATGTGGAGACACGAATTTAATCATGTCCCCACATAAAGCTTTGTATGTGTTTGTATGGGCTGTAAAATCAGCGCCGTTTGGCAGTGCTGCGTTTAAGTTCACGGGTTTCGTCTTCTCGACGACGGCGATCGCGCCAATCTGCCAAGGTTAAATAAACTACACCACCTGTAACTCCTACTAGCAGCACTAGGGCAACTATAGCCAAAATACTCAGTAATGGACTTTCCACGATGCCTCTAGAGTCCGTTGCGTCCCCAGACTACCATAGAAATCGACCAAGTGAACACAACCAAAAGTGATACCCAACCTAGTGTCAAAATCATAGTTCTACTTTTCAAATAATTGCAAAAGGTTTCTAATGTTTATCATACCGGGAAAAGGCGGTAGATTGTTCATTGGTGTTTACAGAAGGCTGGCCAGGTTTATGGAACTCATGCAAGAAAGGTTAGAATCTGTCAAAGCAGGTGTCATTGGTAGTTTATCCGTTGGTTCTGCTTTCTTAGTCACGACAGTT contains:
- a CDS encoding ribbon-helix-helix domain-containing protein gives rise to the protein MKVETIRTTLTIPKELLEATDKAVLEGKAKSRNEFVVQALKRELAAQRRAEIDAALAEMTRDPDYQAEVLRMEAEFATAQWEALQLGESPR
- a CDS encoding type II toxin-antitoxin system PemK/MazF family toxin, producing MRRGEVYDARLEMTEGSEQGGTRPVIIVSRDVINLSSPVVLAVPCTTYQTGKRVYPTQVLILAPDGGLRKDSIAMADQVRVLSKTRFLRLRGVLSDAVMAHLAQALLIALDLPGEVDIAGDR
- the petN gene encoding cytochrome b6-f complex subunit PetN, with amino-acid sequence MILTLGWVSLLVVFTWSISMVVWGRNGL